One window of Nostoc sp. C052 genomic DNA carries:
- the nifB gene encoding nitrogenase cofactor biosynthesis protein NifB, with the protein MTSPSTRLLNSNATESPTQAKSGGCGCDSTTSTTVERDEKLQERIAKHPCYSEDAHHHYARMHVAVAPACNIQCNYCNRKYDCANESRPGVVSELLTPEEAAHKALVIGGKIPQMTVVGIAGPGDPLANPEKTFRTFELIAEQAPDIKLCLSTNGLMLPDYIDRIKQLNIDHVTITINMVDPEIGAKIYPWVHYRRKRYRGLEGAKILHERQMEGLQALKDADILCKVNSVMIPGINDHHLVEVNRVIREKGAFLHNIMPLISAPEHGTHFGLTGQRGPTPKELKEVQDNCSGNMKMMRHCRQCRADAVGLLGEDRSQEFSKEKFLEMAPEYDMEQRATVHEGIEKFKEELKVAKDKALAGKKIANSPKVLVAVATKGGGLVNQHFGHAKEFQIYEVGGNEVRFIGHRKIDQYCQGGYSEEASFEHIMKAIADCKAVLVSKIGNCPQEKLQEAGIKTVEAYDVIEKVALEFYEQYVKELGN; encoded by the coding sequence ATGACATCACCGTCTACACGACTCCTCAACTCCAACGCTACGGAATCGCCAACCCAAGCAAAATCAGGTGGTTGCGGCTGCGATAGCACCACCAGCACCACCGTGGAAAGGGACGAAAAGCTCCAAGAACGCATTGCTAAACATCCCTGCTACAGCGAAGACGCTCATCACCACTACGCCCGGATGCACGTTGCAGTTGCACCAGCTTGCAACATTCAATGCAACTATTGCAACCGCAAATATGATTGCGCTAACGAAAGCCGTCCTGGAGTAGTTAGCGAATTGCTAACACCAGAAGAAGCCGCACACAAAGCTTTGGTCATTGGTGGCAAGATTCCCCAAATGACAGTCGTGGGAATTGCTGGCCCTGGCGACCCATTGGCGAACCCAGAAAAGACTTTCCGCACATTTGAGTTGATTGCAGAGCAAGCACCAGACATCAAGCTGTGCTTATCAACCAATGGTTTAATGCTGCCAGACTACATCGATCGCATTAAACAATTAAATATAGATCACGTGACGATCACCATTAACATGGTAGATCCAGAGATCGGTGCTAAAATTTATCCTTGGGTTCACTACAGACGCAAGCGTTACAGAGGTCTTGAAGGTGCAAAAATCCTCCACGAAAGACAGATGGAAGGATTGCAAGCCCTGAAAGATGCTGACATCTTGTGCAAAGTCAACTCCGTGATGATTCCCGGAATTAATGACCATCACTTAGTCGAAGTGAATCGAGTCATCCGTGAGAAAGGTGCATTCTTGCACAACATCATGCCATTGATTTCTGCACCAGAACATGGCACACACTTCGGTTTAACCGGTCAACGCGGCCCCACACCCAAAGAACTCAAAGAAGTTCAAGACAACTGCTCCGGTAACATGAAAATGATGCGTCACTGTCGCCAGTGCCGTGCCGATGCAGTCGGATTATTGGGAGAAGACCGCAGCCAAGAGTTTTCCAAAGAGAAATTCTTGGAAATGGCTCCCGAATATGACATGGAACAACGCGCTACTGTTCACGAAGGAATTGAGAAGTTTAAAGAAGAACTTAAAGTAGCCAAAGATAAAGCGCTAGCTGGTAAGAAAATTGCCAATAGTCCGAAAGTTTTAGTTGCAGTAGCAACCAAAGGCGGCGGCTTAGTTAACCAACACTTCGGTCATGCGAAAGAATTCCAAATTTACGAAGTGGGTGGAAACGAAGTTCGCTTTATCGGTCATCGCAAAATTGACCAGTACTGCCAAGGTGGATACAGCGAAGAAGCTTCTTTTGAGCATATTATGAAAGCGATCGCAGATTGCAAAGCAGTTTTAGTCTCCAAGATTGGTAACTGTCCTCAAGAAAAATTGCAAGAAGCTGGAATCAAGACTGTTGAAGCTTACGACGTAATTGAAAAGGTTGCTTTAGAGTTCTACGAGCAATACGTTAAGGAATTAGGGAATTAG
- the nifU gene encoding Fe-S cluster assembly protein NifU — protein sequence MWDYTDKVLELFYDPKNQGEIEETGEAGVKVATGEIGSIACGDALRLHLKVEVESDKILDARFQTFGCTSAIASSSALTEMVKGLTLDEALKVSNKDIADYLGGLPEAKMHCSVMGQEALEAAIYNYRGIPLATHDDDDEGALVCSCFGISESKIRRVILENHLTDAEQVTNYVKAGGGCGSCLANIDDIIRSVQQEYASPALNNYGVKVATEIVNSKQRALTNVQKIALIQKVLDEEVRPVLIADGGDVELYDVEGDRVKVVLQGACGSCSSSTATLKIAIEARLQDRVSKSLVVEAV from the coding sequence ATGTGGGACTACACCGATAAAGTATTAGAACTGTTTTACGATCCCAAAAATCAGGGAGAAATTGAAGAAACGGGCGAAGCTGGAGTTAAGGTTGCAACGGGTGAAATCGGCAGCATTGCTTGCGGCGATGCTCTGAGATTACACCTGAAAGTGGAAGTAGAATCTGATAAGATTCTAGATGCTCGCTTTCAAACCTTTGGCTGTACTAGTGCGATCGCATCTTCTAGTGCATTAACCGAAATGGTTAAAGGTTTAACCTTAGATGAAGCCCTGAAAGTGTCCAATAAAGACATTGCAGATTACCTGGGTGGTTTACCAGAAGCAAAGATGCACTGCTCTGTGATGGGACAAGAAGCGCTAGAAGCCGCTATCTATAATTATCGTGGCATACCTCTAGCTACCCACGATGATGACGATGAAGGTGCATTAGTTTGCAGTTGCTTTGGCATCAGCGAATCTAAAATTCGTCGCGTGATTCTAGAAAATCATCTCACGGATGCCGAGCAAGTAACAAATTATGTGAAAGCTGGTGGCGGATGCGGTTCCTGTCTGGCGAACATTGATGATATTATTAGATCAGTTCAACAGGAATACGCCTCACCTGCTCTCAACAATTACGGCGTAAAAGTTGCCACAGAAATTGTTAATTCAAAGCAACGAGCGCTAACAAACGTGCAAAAGATTGCTCTAATTCAAAAAGTTCTTGATGAAGAAGTCAGACCCGTACTGATTGCAGACGGGGGAGATGTAGAACTCTATGATGTAGAAGGCGATCGCGTTAAAGTTGTACTGCAAGGTGCTTGTGGTTCCTGTTCTAGTAGTACAGCAACTCTCAAAATTGCGATCGAAGCCAGATTACAAGATCGTGTCAGCAAGAGCCTTGTAGTCGAAGCAGTTTAG
- the nifD gene encoding nitrogenase molybdenum-iron protein alpha chain — MTPPENQNIIEERKELIKEVLSAYPEKAAKKREKHLSVYEEGKSDCGVKSNIKSLPGVMTARGCAYAGSKGVVWGPIKDMIHISHGPVGCGYWSWSGRRNYYIGTTGIDTFGTMHFTSDFQERDIVFGGDKKLVKLIQELDVLFPLNRGVSIQSECPIGLIGDDIEAVARKTSKEIGKPVVPVRCEGFRGVSQSLGHHIANDMVRDWVFTRSDQAKKDGTLKFEGTPYDVAIIGDYNIGGDAWASRILLEEIGLRVVAQWSGDGTINEMLMTPNVKMNLIHCYRSMNYISRHMEEAYGIPWLEYNFFGPTKIAESLREIASKFDETIQANAEKVIAKYQPTMDAVVAKYRPRLEGKTVAIMVGGLRPRHVVPAFQDLGMKMIGTGYEFAHNDDYKRTTHYIENGTIVYDDVTAYEFEEFIKALKPDLVASGVKEKYVFQKMGLPFRQMHSWDYSEPSDRSSTSYNARFFSGGRKKSLFLA, encoded by the coding sequence ATGACACCTCCAGAAAATCAAAACATCATCGAAGAAAGAAAAGAACTAATTAAAGAAGTTCTCAGTGCTTATCCTGAAAAAGCTGCTAAAAAGCGCGAAAAGCACTTAAGTGTATACGAAGAAGGTAAGTCCGATTGCGGCGTTAAGTCTAACATCAAATCCCTTCCAGGTGTAATGACCGCTCGTGGTTGTGCTTACGCCGGTTCTAAAGGTGTGGTTTGGGGTCCTATTAAGGACATGATCCACATCAGCCACGGGCCTGTAGGTTGCGGTTACTGGTCTTGGTCTGGTCGTCGTAACTACTACATCGGCACCACAGGTATTGATACCTTTGGTACCATGCATTTCACCTCTGACTTCCAAGAAAGAGATATCGTGTTCGGTGGTGACAAGAAACTTGTCAAGCTCATCCAAGAACTAGATGTACTTTTCCCTCTTAACCGTGGTGTTTCCATTCAATCTGAATGCCCCATCGGTCTAATTGGGGATGACATTGAAGCAGTTGCTCGGAAGACATCGAAAGAAATCGGCAAGCCAGTTGTACCTGTGCGTTGCGAAGGCTTCCGGGGTGTTTCCCAATCATTGGGACACCACATTGCTAACGACATGGTTCGTGACTGGGTATTCACCAGATCCGACCAAGCGAAAAAAGACGGTACACTCAAGTTTGAAGGTACTCCTTATGATGTAGCCATCATTGGTGACTACAACATCGGTGGAGATGCTTGGGCTAGCCGCATCCTGTTAGAAGAAATCGGCTTGCGCGTAGTCGCTCAGTGGTCAGGTGATGGCACAATCAACGAAATGTTGATGACCCCCAATGTGAAGATGAACCTCATCCACTGTTACCGGTCGATGAACTACATCAGCCGTCACATGGAAGAAGCTTATGGTATACCCTGGTTGGAATACAACTTCTTCGGCCCCACCAAGATTGCTGAATCTTTACGGGAAATCGCTTCCAAGTTTGACGAAACAATCCAAGCAAACGCTGAGAAGGTTATCGCCAAGTATCAGCCCACAATGGATGCGGTAGTTGCTAAGTATCGCCCCCGTTTGGAAGGTAAGACCGTTGCCATCATGGTTGGTGGTCTACGTCCTCGCCACGTTGTCCCAGCTTTCCAAGACTTGGGAATGAAGATGATTGGTACAGGTTATGAGTTCGCTCATAATGACGATTACAAACGTACCACTCACTACATCGAAAACGGCACCATCGTTTATGACGACGTTACCGCTTACGAATTCGAGGAATTTATCAAAGCGCTGAAGCCTGACCTAGTAGCTTCTGGTGTGAAAGAGAAGTATGTCTTCCAAAAGATGGGTCTTCCTTTCCGTCAAATGCACTCTTGGGATTACTCCGAACCTAGCGATCGCTCCTCAACATCATATAATGCAAGGTTTTTTAGCGGCGGGAGAAAAAAGAGCTTATTTCTAGCCTAA
- a CDS encoding transposase has product MRYEFRLWLDTIDVKNLIFIDETGVNLSMTRHYARGIDGGRIYDERPGNKGKNITVIGAMSDEGLIATMTFPGSLNTASFLVFIEQILLPQLWIGAIIVMDNLPAHYAATAKSLIESVGSKVKFLPPYSPDLSPIELCWSKLKEIQRWC; this is encoded by the coding sequence TTGCGCTATGAATTTCGACTTTGGCTAGATACGATAGATGTCAAAAACCTGATATTTATTGATGAAACAGGTGTAAATCTGTCTATGACAAGACATTATGCCAGAGGAATTGACGGCGGAAGAATCTATGATGAGCGACCAGGTAATAAAGGCAAAAACATCACCGTAATTGGGGCTATGAGTGATGAGGGATTAATTGCCACTATGACTTTTCCAGGTAGTCTGAACACTGCTAGCTTTTTAGTTTTTATTGAGCAAATATTACTACCTCAGTTATGGATTGGAGCAATTATAGTCATGGACAATTTACCCGCTCATTATGCTGCAACTGCAAAATCTTTAATAGAATCTGTTGGCTCAAAGGTTAAGTTTTTGCCTCCATATTCACCTGATTTATCGCCAATTGAGTTATGTTGGTCAAAGCTAAAAGAAATTCAACGTTGGTGCTAA
- a CDS encoding 4Fe-4S binding protein translates to MAYKILTSQCISCNLCLTVCPTNAIKVVDGQHWIDPELCTNCVGSIHTVPQCKAGCPTCDGCVKQPSDYWEGWFANYNRVIAKLTNKQDYWERWFQTYSQKYSEQLQKRQSQSVGSEA, encoded by the coding sequence ATGGCTTACAAAATTCTTACTAGCCAGTGTATTTCCTGCAATCTCTGTCTAACGGTATGTCCGACGAATGCAATTAAAGTGGTTGATGGACAGCACTGGATTGACCCTGAACTTTGTACAAACTGTGTTGGTAGCATTCATACCGTGCCTCAGTGTAAAGCTGGTTGTCCCACCTGCGACGGTTGCGTTAAGCAGCCTAGCGATTATTGGGAAGGCTGGTTTGCTAATTACAACCGCGTAATCGCTAAATTAACAAATAAACAAGATTACTGGGAACGTTGGTTTCAAACCTATTCTCAGAAATACTCTGAGCAATTGCAAAAGCGTCAATCCCAATCAGTGGGTTCTGAAGCTTAA
- a CDS encoding IS630 transposase-related protein gives MAAYSIDLRQKILSAWQNKEGRQRELAKRFKVSLSFIRDFLCRYRETAEIAARPQGGDRRSKLNSIEQELLKVIVTEQSDIYLREIQEAIKERTEIDVSISSLSRTLKRLKLNRKKNFSID, from the coding sequence ATGGCAGCATATTCAATTGACTTACGACAAAAGATATTAAGTGCGTGGCAAAACAAAGAAGGCAGGCAAAGGGAATTAGCAAAACGATTTAAAGTCAGTTTGTCTTTTATTCGTGACTTTTTATGCCGGTATCGAGAGACGGCAGAGATTGCTGCCAGACCCCAAGGAGGAGACCGCCGCTCGAAGCTTAATAGTATTGAGCAAGAATTGTTAAAGGTAATCGTGACAGAGCAAAGCGATATATATTTGCGAGAAATTCAAGAAGCCATAAAAGAGCGCACAGAAATAGACGTAAGTATATCCAGTTTATCCCGCACTCTTAAACGCTTAAAATTAAATCGGAAAAAAAACTTTAGTATCGACTGA
- a CDS encoding Uma2 family endonuclease, translating into MIAISQQPPKMTVEEYLEWEPQQDLRYEYANGEVFAMTGGTIPHNDIALNLYRPLYPHLRSRGCRVNVLDVKMQLTPQSRYYYPDVIVSCDPEDLNARNFIQHPKLIAEVLSPGTSAKDRGEKFTYYLRIPSLQEYILIDSEQISVERYCRGEGRMWFYYPYTAGDIVTLSSIEFECPIELLYEGVVFTTEE; encoded by the coding sequence ATGATAGCCATTTCCCAACAGCCGCCCAAAATGACCGTTGAGGAGTATCTCGAATGGGAACCTCAGCAAGACCTTCGCTACGAATATGCAAATGGCGAAGTGTTTGCTATGACAGGCGGTACAATTCCCCATAACGACATAGCGCTAAATCTCTACAGACCTTTGTACCCTCATTTGCGTTCCAGGGGTTGTCGAGTGAATGTGTTAGACGTGAAAATGCAACTCACTCCCCAAAGTCGCTACTATTATCCTGATGTTATTGTCAGTTGCGACCCTGAAGACCTTAATGCCCGCAACTTTATTCAACATCCGAAGTTAATTGCCGAAGTTCTTTCCCCAGGTACAAGCGCGAAGGATCGGGGTGAAAAATTTACTTATTACCTGAGAATCCCCAGTTTGCAAGAGTATATCTTGATTGACTCGGAACAAATCTCCGTTGAGCGTTACTGTCGGGGTGAGGGTAGGATGTGGTTTTACTATCCCTACACGGCTGGAGATATCGTCACCTTATCGAGTATTGAATTTGAGTGTCCGATTGAATTGCTGTATGAAGGTGTTGTATTTACCACTGAAGAATAA
- a CDS encoding HNH endonuclease produces MAFSEKIKLLAKQKSAFRCCLCHKPFVEIHHIIPQAEGGSDKLENAAPLCSYCHDLYGGNPEKRKTIRQMRDDWWKVIEKRCKNLTESVDLEKFCEIQCGENWEGILRSGGIYLYHAVFEEEDFEDSVYHIHRLVKTTQDKYPNQRRFLFLDIDGHKNENGGFDHDMHELQVNFLLGLLVQFLTEIHMPLGTIKNEKAQRNDVPERIEIFEKLDQESINEAIDKGISSIWVADKDKLMTFE; encoded by the coding sequence ATGGCATTTAGCGAGAAAATAAAACTGCTTGCAAAACAGAAATCAGCATTTAGGTGTTGTTTGTGTCATAAGCCTTTTGTGGAGATACATCACATAATCCCTCAAGCGGAAGGTGGATCAGACAAACTAGAAAATGCTGCGCCTTTGTGTTCATATTGTCATGATCTTTACGGAGGTAATCCAGAAAAGAGAAAGACAATTCGTCAGATGAGAGATGATTGGTGGAAGGTGATAGAAAAAAGGTGCAAAAATCTCACAGAATCAGTCGATCTGGAAAAGTTTTGTGAAATTCAATGTGGTGAAAATTGGGAAGGTATACTCCGCTCAGGGGGAATTTATCTCTATCATGCAGTGTTTGAAGAGGAAGATTTTGAGGACAGTGTTTATCATATCCACAGACTCGTCAAAACTACTCAGGATAAGTATCCTAACCAAAGAAGGTTTCTTTTTCTTGATATAGATGGTCATAAAAATGAAAATGGTGGGTTTGATCACGATATGCACGAGCTTCAAGTAAATTTTCTGTTGGGTCTTCTAGTACAATTTCTCACTGAAATTCATATGCCTCTAGGAACTATCAAAAATGAGAAAGCACAAAGGAATGATGTTCCAGAGAGAATAGAAATTTTTGAAAAGCTTGATCAAGAGTCTATCAATGAAGCAATTGATAAAGGTATATCTAGTATTTGGGTTGCAGATAAAGACAAGTTGATGACGTTTGAGTAA
- the nifS gene encoding cysteine desulfurase NifS has product MQNNCIYLDNNATTKVDPEVIEVMLPYLTDYYGNPSSMHTFGGQVGKAVRTAREQLAAILGADESEIVYTSCGTEGDNAAIRAALLAQPEKRHIVTTQVEHPAVLNVCKQLETQGYSVTYLSVNHQGQLDLDELEASLTGNTALVTIMYANNETGTVFPIEQIGLRVKESGAIFHVDAVQAVGKIPLNMKTSTVDMLTLSGHKLHGPKGIGALYIRRGVRFRPFMIGGHQERGRRAGTENVPGIIALGKAAELELLHLEEATARERKLRDRLEQTLLAKIPDCVVNGDVTQRLPNTTNIGFKYIEGEAILLLLNKYGICASSGSACTSGSLEPSHVLRAMGLPYTTLHGSIRFSLCRYTTEAEIDQVIEVMPSIVERLRALSPFKNDDAGWLQGQEQALAHR; this is encoded by the coding sequence ATGCAAAATAACTGCATCTATCTCGATAATAATGCCACCACTAAGGTAGACCCAGAAGTTATAGAGGTAATGCTACCTTACCTGACGGATTATTACGGCAATCCCTCCAGTATGCATACCTTTGGTGGGCAAGTCGGTAAAGCAGTGAGAACCGCAAGAGAACAACTTGCAGCCATCCTGGGAGCCGATGAGTCAGAAATTGTCTACACAAGTTGTGGTACTGAGGGAGATAACGCGGCGATTCGAGCCGCACTGTTAGCGCAACCAGAAAAGCGCCATATCGTCACTACCCAAGTTGAACATCCAGCAGTACTCAATGTCTGCAAACAATTAGAAACTCAAGGTTATAGTGTTACCTATCTATCAGTAAATCATCAAGGGCAGCTGGATCTAGATGAACTAGAAGCTTCCTTGACGGGTAACACCGCCTTGGTGACAATTATGTATGCTAATAACGAAACCGGCACGGTTTTCCCGATTGAGCAAATTGGGTTGCGCGTCAAAGAATCTGGCGCTATCTTCCATGTAGATGCAGTGCAAGCTGTGGGAAAAATCCCGTTGAATATGAAGACTAGCACCGTCGATATGTTAACCCTGTCTGGTCACAAGCTGCACGGGCCGAAAGGAATTGGTGCTTTATATATTCGGCGCGGAGTTCGGTTCCGTCCCTTCATGATTGGGGGACACCAAGAACGCGGACGGAGAGCGGGAACTGAGAATGTTCCAGGAATTATTGCCTTGGGCAAAGCTGCGGAACTAGAACTGTTACACTTAGAAGAAGCGACGGCAAGAGAAAGAAAGCTGCGCGATCGCCTCGAACAAACTTTACTCGCTAAAATTCCCGATTGTGTAGTTAATGGCGACGTTACGCAGAGATTGCCAAACACAACCAATATCGGCTTCAAGTACATCGAAGGTGAAGCAATCCTACTGTTATTGAACAAATACGGTATCTGTGCATCATCCGGTTCTGCTTGTACCTCCGGTTCTCTGGAACCCTCCCATGTCCTGCGGGCAATGGGCTTACCCTACACAACTTTGCACGGTTCAATTCGCTTCAGTCTTTGTCGCTACACCACAGAAGCCGAAATCGATCAAGTAATAGAGGTAATGCCCAGTATTGTAGAACGTTTACGCGCCCTCTCTCCCTTCAAAAATGATGATGCAGGTTGGTTGCAAGGACAAGAACAAGCACTAGCGCATCGTTAG
- the nifH gene encoding nitrogenase iron protein, producing MTEENIRQIAFYGKGGIGKSTTSQNTLAAMAEMGQRILIVGCDPKADSTRLMLHSKAQTTVLHLAAERGAVEDIELEEVMLTGFRNVRCVESGGPEPGVGCAGRGIITAINFLEENGAYQDLDFVSYDVLGDVVCGGFAMPIREGKAQEIYIVTSGEMMAMYAANNIARGVLKYAHTGGVRLGGLICNSRNTDREIELIETLAKRLNTQMIHYVPRDNIVQHAELRRMTVNEYAPESNQANEYRTLATKIINNKNLAIPTPIEMEELEELLIEFGILESEENTAKLVAQTAAE from the coding sequence ATGACAGAAGAAAACATTAGACAGATAGCTTTCTACGGTAAAGGCGGTATCGGTAAATCTACCACCTCCCAAAACACCTTGGCAGCTATGGCAGAAATGGGTCAACGCATCCTCATCGTCGGTTGCGACCCTAAAGCTGACTCCACCCGTTTGATGCTGCACAGCAAAGCTCAAACAACCGTTCTTCACTTGGCTGCTGAACGTGGTGCAGTAGAAGATATCGAACTCGAAGAAGTAATGTTAACTGGTTTCCGTAACGTTCGTTGCGTAGAATCTGGTGGTCCAGAACCCGGTGTAGGTTGCGCCGGTCGTGGTATTATCACCGCCATCAACTTCTTAGAAGAAAATGGTGCTTACCAAGACCTAGACTTCGTATCTTACGACGTATTAGGTGACGTTGTATGCGGTGGTTTCGCAATGCCTATCCGCGAAGGTAAGGCACAAGAAATCTACATCGTGACATCTGGTGAAATGATGGCGATGTACGCTGCTAACAACATCGCTCGTGGTGTTCTTAAGTATGCTCACACCGGTGGCGTGCGTTTGGGTGGTTTGATTTGTAACAGCCGTAACACAGACCGAGAAATCGAATTGATCGAAACCTTGGCAAAACGGTTGAACACCCAAATGATTCACTACGTACCACGTGACAACATTGTTCAACACGCTGAATTACGCCGCATGACCGTTAACGAATACGCACCAGAAAGCAACCAAGCTAACGAATATCGGACATTGGCTACCAAGATCATCAACAACAAAAACTTGGCTATTCCTACACCCATCGAAATGGAAGAACTAGAAGAATTGTTGATCGAATTCGGTATTCTCGAAAGCGAAGAAAATACTGCTAAGTTAGTTGCTCAGACTGCTGCTGAATAA
- a CDS encoding group 1 truncated hemoglobin, which translates to MSTLYDNIGGQPAIEQVVDELHKRIATDSLLAPVFAGTDMAKQRNHLVAFLAQIFEGPKQYGGRPMDKTHAGLNLQQPHFDAIAKHLGEAMAVRGVSAENTKAALDRVTNMKGAILNK; encoded by the coding sequence ATGAGCACATTGTACGACAATATTGGTGGACAACCGGCTATTGAACAAGTAGTAGATGAACTCCACAAACGCATTGCTACAGACAGCCTCCTCGCTCCCGTTTTTGCTGGTACAGACATGGCGAAGCAACGCAATCATCTAGTTGCTTTCTTAGCTCAAATATTTGAGGGGCCAAAGCAATACGGCGGTCGTCCAATGGACAAAACCCACGCAGGATTGAATTTACAGCAACCACACTTCGATGCGATCGCCAAGCATCTCGGTGAAGCAATGGCTGTGCGTGGAGTGTCAGCAGAAAACACCAAAGCTGCACTAGATCGCGTCACAAACATGAAGGGCGCTATTTTGAACAAGTAA